Proteins co-encoded in one Haloarcula pelagica genomic window:
- a CDS encoding CARDB domain-containing protein, whose translation MTRSSKKVAAVYVAAFLVLAAVATSFAGGIGFAAAASGDGVALSCVGSPGGAAYVTDSGLTAYENAPSVYFGTFPDDGNSVTFGDTTLSAAGNAQVRVDSVSGDTTCLGGIDATQHDITIAPVEESSLTVAGAYMGLAFRDPVFDGAADGEADIAYDATEPAAVTIETNLDDGTTVVAVDGDGIEVDTATVTGGSLTLDSLPAGTVEADLRISRETPTPTPTATPTPTPTPTATPTPTPTATPTPTPTPTPTSTPTPTPTPTSTPTPTPTLTPTPTPTPTPTPTPTPTPTPTPTPTPTPTPTATPTPTPDPSPSLSVTSVSAPGTVDQGQTETVDVTISNTGSAEGIYTAELKVDGTSVGIESVPVEPGRTATVSFAYTFGTAGDRTLTAGTESTTVTVEVPTPTPTDTPTFTPTPTDTPTPPPGEPSFTVTGIDVPGTVTNSGSETVIAPVTNDGPVAGTYTAVLQVDGEPVASGNVRMPARSSRQIVFTHSFESAGTKTVSVGNASTTVTVLSAGGRSPVEVYRSDDGRVTVEEAVDAIVRFNSGQDLPGHGDLSVGDLVDIIAAFNSG comes from the coding sequence ATGACCCGTTCGTCGAAAAAAGTCGCCGCGGTTTACGTGGCTGCGTTTCTCGTGCTCGCAGCAGTCGCTACCAGTTTCGCCGGCGGTATCGGGTTCGCAGCGGCTGCAAGCGGCGACGGCGTCGCTCTCTCGTGTGTCGGGAGCCCCGGTGGGGCCGCCTACGTCACCGATTCCGGGCTGACTGCGTACGAGAACGCCCCAAGCGTGTACTTCGGAACGTTTCCGGATGACGGGAACTCGGTCACGTTCGGCGACACGACGCTCTCGGCAGCCGGTAACGCACAGGTCCGGGTCGACAGTGTGAGCGGCGACACGACCTGTCTGGGCGGTATCGACGCGACCCAGCACGACATCACGATCGCACCCGTCGAAGAGAGCAGTCTCACCGTCGCGGGCGCATACATGGGGCTGGCGTTTCGGGACCCGGTCTTCGACGGGGCTGCGGACGGCGAAGCTGACATCGCGTACGATGCCACCGAGCCCGCTGCGGTGACCATCGAGACTAACCTCGACGATGGCACCACTGTCGTCGCTGTCGACGGCGACGGTATCGAGGTCGATACTGCGACGGTCACTGGCGGGAGCCTAACTCTCGACTCCCTCCCGGCAGGGACGGTCGAGGCCGACCTCCGGATCAGTCGGGAGACACCGACGCCGACACCAACAGCTACTCCAACGCCGACGCCAACGCCAACGGCGACACCGACACCGACGCCGACAGCTACTCCAACACCGACGCCGACACCGACACCAACGTCAACACCGACGCCGACACCGACACCAACGTCAACACCAACGCCAACACCGACACTAACGCCCACACCAACGCCGACACCGACACCAACGCCGACACCGACACCAACGCCGACACCGACGCCGACACCGACGCCGACACCGACGCCGACAGCCACTCCAACGCCGACCCCGGACCCGTCGCCGTCGCTGTCAGTGACGAGTGTCTCAGCGCCCGGGACGGTCGACCAGGGACAGACTGAGACGGTCGACGTGACGATCTCGAACACAGGGTCGGCCGAGGGGATCTACACCGCCGAGCTGAAAGTCGACGGGACGAGTGTCGGTATCGAGTCGGTGCCTGTCGAGCCTGGGAGGACGGCGACAGTCTCGTTCGCGTACACGTTCGGTACCGCCGGTGATCGTACCCTGACGGCCGGGACCGAGTCGACGACGGTCACCGTCGAGGTACCGACACCAACGCCGACGGATACACCGACTTTCACGCCGACGCCAACGGATACACCGACGCCACCGCCAGGGGAGCCGTCTTTCACCGTGACCGGGATCGACGTGCCCGGGACCGTCACAAATAGCGGGAGCGAAACCGTCATCGCGCCCGTCACCAACGACGGACCCGTTGCCGGCACCTACACCGCTGTCCTCCAGGTCGACGGCGAACCCGTCGCGAGCGGAAACGTGCGGATGCCCGCTCGCAGCTCCCGACAGATCGTCTTCACCCACTCGTTCGAGAGCGCCGGAACGAAGACGGTCTCCGTGGGTAACGCGTCTACGACGGTCACGGTCCTGTCCGCGGGCGGTCGTTCACCCGTCGAAGTCTACCGCAGCGACGACGGTCGTGTCACTGTCGAGGAAGCAGTGGACGCGATCGTGCGG
- a CDS encoding helix-turn-helix domain-containing protein: protein MTAVRGDIEGGSVTVLLIDDDETWARVTGRLLETNTDALEVTTAHSLAAGREAFERVDPDCVVCDYQLGDGTGLALLETVRLADPDRPFLLVTGRGDEAVASEAIGQGVTDYIRKDQDDDEAGLLASRITNAVRSYRTERALERERRSKTALLDVFTGTTAETDLSQEFCTRLVSERNYTCAWIARETTTGPAVPKAVAGREGYLDAIHAPDGSLPDGEPAQVALDRDESVSFTVDDHSASDGWRSLASDYGFEGAIAVPIRHDGVRFGVLAAYTDDATLGERERAAVEEYAETVGYALTNAERKRSLLSTRAVSVRADLDADAVPLGALTGALPHTTSAEVLSTVSRDDGTTLYVTALDETPKDDIADAVASADGVESVRIDRTTSPTRCELVVDAPTPEERLAAHGVAVRETAVSGGTITLSLAIPDDEQVATVQDVLAGAFSGAGVSTIWSERETDPRIDGDSMAITERQGEVLRHALDVGYFERPRETNATELAEHFGLSRATVSQHLRSAQRKVLAHVFDRPSAD from the coding sequence ATGACGGCCGTGAGAGGTGACATCGAGGGCGGCTCGGTCACTGTCTTGCTCATCGACGACGACGAGACGTGGGCTCGGGTGACCGGTCGGCTCCTGGAGACGAACACCGATGCGCTGGAGGTGACGACTGCCCACAGTCTCGCGGCTGGTCGGGAAGCGTTCGAGCGGGTCGACCCCGACTGCGTCGTCTGCGATTACCAACTCGGAGACGGCACGGGGCTGGCGCTGCTGGAGACGGTTCGCTTGGCTGATCCCGACCGGCCGTTCTTGCTGGTGACTGGCCGCGGCGACGAGGCGGTGGCCAGCGAAGCTATCGGTCAGGGGGTCACCGACTACATCCGCAAGGACCAAGACGACGACGAGGCCGGGTTGCTGGCGAGTCGCATCACGAACGCCGTCCGCTCGTACCGGACCGAGCGTGCGCTCGAACGCGAGCGCCGGAGCAAGACCGCGCTGCTCGACGTGTTTACAGGGACGACCGCAGAAACCGACCTCTCGCAGGAGTTCTGTACCCGTCTCGTCTCCGAGCGGAACTACACGTGTGCGTGGATCGCTCGCGAGACGACCACGGGTCCTGCGGTCCCAAAAGCCGTCGCCGGTCGGGAGGGCTATCTCGACGCGATACACGCCCCCGACGGATCGCTCCCTGACGGCGAGCCCGCACAGGTAGCGCTCGACCGCGACGAATCCGTGAGCTTCACCGTCGACGATCACTCGGCATCGGACGGTTGGCGCTCGCTTGCTTCCGACTACGGCTTCGAGGGTGCGATCGCCGTGCCGATCCGCCACGACGGGGTGCGATTCGGTGTCCTCGCTGCGTACACCGACGACGCGACCCTCGGAGAACGAGAGCGTGCTGCCGTCGAGGAGTACGCCGAGACGGTCGGCTACGCGCTGACGAACGCGGAGCGAAAGCGGTCGCTACTGTCCACACGGGCAGTCAGCGTGCGCGCTGACCTCGACGCCGACGCGGTACCGCTGGGCGCGCTCACCGGAGCGCTCCCGCACACTACCTCCGCCGAAGTGCTGTCGACCGTCTCCCGCGATGACGGGACGACGCTGTACGTCACAGCGCTCGACGAGACCCCCAAAGACGACATCGCCGACGCGGTGGCTAGCGCGGACGGCGTCGAATCGGTTCGTATCGACCGAACGACATCACCGACCCGGTGTGAACTCGTCGTCGACGCACCCACTCCCGAAGAGCGGCTCGCGGCCCACGGTGTCGCCGTCCGGGAGACAGCCGTCAGCGGCGGGACGATCACGCTCTCGCTGGCCATCCCCGACGACGAACAGGTCGCGACGGTTCAGGATGTCCTCGCCGGGGCGTTCAGCGGTGCCGGCGTCTCGACGATATGGAGCGAGCGGGAGACCGACCCACGGATCGACGGCGACAGTATGGCGATAACCGAGCGTCAGGGCGAGGTGCTCCGACACGCGCTCGATGTCGGATACTTCGAACGCCCCCGCGAGACGAACGCGACAGAACTCGCCGAGCATTTCGGACTCAGCCGGGCGACCGTCAGCCAGCACCTTCGGTCGGCTCAGCGGAAAGTCCTTGCCCACGTGTTCGACCGTCCCAGCGCCGACTGA
- a CDS encoding histidine kinase N-terminal 7TM domain-containing protein codes for MYSVAVLSVVLSVVVGGTAAAWLLARHDRGTTTFALGVFLLVLTGWTATHLGALFADSRQWLLVSKQLSYVGVVTTPIAWFAFALRYTDRGDWLTWRRLVLLSVVPVTTLLMVFTAQYHSLYYTSIGVSSVNGHAVLRTTPGPWHAVNIIYSYSLLLGGTGLLVAAALSDNRLYRRQSAVLVGCITVPWLVNMSYHLDRTPFPWFDATPMAFIATGIPLAVVVLRTDLASFLPVAYERVFRSLDDPIVVIAPDGRIIDANDAARTVLGSGAAVEGRPATAVLPDELHDAGTLCLDFGETIECAQRYAGQSRRYLGRRQPIASDTNGVERGSIVTLTEITARVERNRELEQLSKQARRKNEQLERMAGVISHDMAAPLSTAEKTLSLLRSDLADPDPPVEQSLDDLASVHDRLRGFAENLPRLARESVDVQTTDEYDLEAVVQAAWNTVDTGTLELTVTDSRSIHADRGRLQQVFENLFRNTVQHATIGDHTVTTTTRTGQASSNEQASATTVRVGTCERGVFVEDDGPGISPKQRETVFEYGMSTADSSGFGLAIVRTIVEAHGWEIDVADSGSEGARFEITIDDAPTEP; via the coding sequence ATGTACAGTGTCGCAGTGCTTTCAGTCGTCCTGTCGGTCGTGGTCGGTGGGACCGCAGCAGCGTGGCTGCTCGCTCGCCACGACCGGGGAACCACGACGTTCGCGCTGGGGGTGTTCCTCCTCGTCCTCACGGGCTGGACGGCGACGCATCTGGGCGCACTGTTCGCCGACAGTCGCCAGTGGTTGTTGGTGAGCAAGCAACTCTCCTACGTCGGCGTCGTCACCACACCGATAGCGTGGTTCGCCTTCGCGCTTCGATACACCGATCGCGGCGACTGGCTCACCTGGCGTCGGCTCGTGCTCCTGTCGGTCGTCCCCGTGACGACACTCCTCATGGTCTTTACCGCCCAGTACCACTCCCTGTACTACACGAGCATCGGTGTCAGCTCGGTCAACGGGCACGCGGTCCTCCGGACCACCCCTGGCCCCTGGCACGCCGTGAACATCATTTACTCCTACTCGCTGTTGCTCGGAGGGACCGGGCTGCTGGTCGCGGCAGCACTGTCTGACAACCGGCTCTACCGTCGCCAGTCGGCTGTCCTGGTCGGGTGTATCACGGTACCGTGGCTCGTGAACATGAGCTATCATCTCGACCGCACACCGTTTCCGTGGTTCGACGCGACCCCGATGGCGTTCATCGCCACCGGCATCCCGCTGGCTGTCGTCGTTCTTCGAACCGACCTGGCGTCGTTTCTCCCGGTCGCATACGAGCGGGTCTTTCGCTCGCTCGACGATCCGATCGTCGTTATCGCGCCCGACGGTCGGATAATCGACGCCAACGACGCCGCACGGACCGTTCTCGGCAGCGGTGCAGCCGTCGAAGGTCGCCCCGCAACCGCGGTGCTTCCCGACGAACTCCACGACGCGGGCACGCTCTGTCTCGACTTCGGCGAGACGATCGAGTGTGCACAGCGCTACGCTGGACAGTCCCGCCGGTATCTGGGCCGCCGACAGCCTATCGCGTCGGACACCAACGGCGTCGAACGTGGGTCGATCGTTACACTCACCGAGATCACCGCGCGAGTCGAACGGAACCGCGAACTGGAACAGCTCTCGAAGCAGGCTCGACGGAAGAACGAACAGCTCGAACGCATGGCCGGCGTCATCTCACACGATATGGCGGCACCGTTGTCGACTGCCGAAAAGACCCTCTCCTTGCTTCGTTCGGACCTTGCCGATCCAGACCCACCGGTCGAACAGTCACTCGACGACCTCGCCTCGGTACACGACCGGCTCCGCGGGTTCGCTGAGAACCTTCCACGGCTGGCCCGGGAAAGCGTCGACGTGCAGACGACAGACGAGTACGACCTCGAGGCCGTCGTTCAGGCGGCCTGGAACACCGTCGACACTGGCACCCTCGAACTAACGGTTACGGACAGCCGGTCGATACACGCGGACAGAGGACGCCTCCAGCAGGTCTTCGAGAACCTCTTTCGAAATACCGTACAGCATGCCACGATAGGGGACCACACAGTCACAACCACAACCCGGACGGGACAGGCGAGTTCAAACGAACAAGCGAGCGCGACGACTGTCCGCGTCGGCACCTGCGAACGCGGAGTGTTCGTAGAAGACGACGGCCCGGGGATCAGCCCCAAACAACGCGAGACCGTCTTCGAGTACGGTATGAGCACCGCCGACAGTTCGGGCTTCGGGTTGGCGATCGTCAGAACGATCGTCGAGGCTCACGGGTGGGAGATCGACGTTGCTGATTCGGGCTCGGAGGGTGCCCGGTTCGAGATCACGATCGACGACGCTCCCACCGAGCCGTGA
- a CDS encoding L-lactate permease, whose product MVGLYQPATRTMPIAWVIAAVVAFVGWGMAPRLIAAASIRGALTATRILVIVFGAILLLYTLKQSGAFEVINAGFSSISDDRRVQVVLLCFLMGSFIEGAAGFGTPAAIVGPLLVGLGFPPLAAVVVALTGNLLAITFGAVGTPLIIGLRDVVFAEGTGAAQQVVQQGGFESVGAYVAQIGVWAAVIHAIVGIAVPFIGVAMMTRFFGEERSIKPALEVLPLTLFAWASFAVPYVATAVFLGPTFPALLGSMVGLLVVTATLRAGYFLPDEEWDFGPQDQWPDHWIGSVEPGQGVGTGGSTSREGTVAADGGVATFEDSHSQDMSLGMAWLPYILVAALLVLTRVVGPVQEFLATTGVLAWNNILGTPFSEGVELLYLPGSLFVLVAVVTYALHGMNRREIKDSWAEALRNIAPAVVALWFAVATVMIMQRTGSAVVLETAPVDAGMLGLLSEITADTTGQLFPFFSGFIGAFGAFIAGSNTVSDILFGLFQFQAAEQIGAPTQVVVAAQAVGGAFGNLIAIHNVVAALTVVGLIGEEGRVIRLELIPVLYYGVLTGIVTMILAYVVAPGAF is encoded by the coding sequence ATGGTCGGGTTGTACCAGCCGGCCACCCGAACGATGCCGATCGCATGGGTGATCGCGGCCGTGGTCGCCTTCGTCGGCTGGGGGATGGCGCCGCGGCTCATCGCCGCCGCGTCGATACGCGGCGCGCTGACGGCGACACGGATACTCGTCATCGTGTTCGGCGCGATACTCCTGTTGTACACGCTCAAACAGTCCGGCGCGTTCGAGGTCATCAACGCCGGCTTCTCCTCGATCAGCGACGACCGGCGCGTCCAGGTGGTGTTGCTCTGTTTCCTGATGGGTTCGTTCATCGAGGGCGCGGCCGGCTTCGGGACTCCAGCGGCCATCGTCGGCCCGCTGCTGGTCGGGCTCGGTTTCCCACCGCTGGCAGCGGTGGTCGTCGCGCTGACCGGGAACCTGCTCGCCATCACGTTCGGCGCAGTCGGGACGCCCCTGATCATCGGCCTCCGTGACGTGGTCTTCGCCGAGGGGACGGGAGCAGCACAGCAGGTCGTCCAGCAGGGCGGCTTCGAGAGCGTGGGCGCCTACGTCGCCCAGATCGGCGTCTGGGCGGCGGTCATCCACGCGATCGTGGGGATCGCCGTCCCCTTCATCGGCGTCGCGATGATGACCCGATTCTTCGGCGAGGAACGGTCCATCAAACCCGCGCTGGAGGTGCTCCCGCTGACGCTGTTCGCGTGGGCTTCCTTCGCGGTCCCGTACGTCGCGACGGCGGTCTTCCTCGGGCCGACGTTCCCCGCGCTGTTGGGGTCGATGGTCGGCCTGCTCGTCGTCACGGCGACGCTGCGGGCGGGGTACTTCCTCCCGGACGAGGAGTGGGACTTCGGCCCCCAAGACCAGTGGCCCGACCACTGGATCGGGAGCGTCGAGCCCGGACAGGGCGTCGGTACCGGTGGGAGCACCAGCCGTGAGGGCACGGTCGCCGCGGACGGCGGCGTGGCGACGTTCGAGGACAGCCACTCGCAGGACATGTCCCTGGGGATGGCGTGGCTGCCGTACATCCTCGTGGCCGCACTGCTGGTCCTGACCCGCGTGGTCGGCCCGGTCCAGGAGTTCCTCGCGACGACCGGCGTGCTCGCTTGGAACAACATCCTCGGGACGCCGTTCTCGGAGGGTGTCGAACTGCTGTACCTACCGGGGAGCCTGTTCGTGCTGGTCGCGGTCGTCACCTACGCGCTCCACGGGATGAACCGCCGGGAGATCAAAGACTCGTGGGCAGAAGCACTGCGCAACATCGCCCCCGCAGTCGTCGCGCTGTGGTTCGCGGTCGCGACCGTCATGATCATGCAGCGGACCGGCAGTGCGGTGGTGCTGGAGACGGCCCCGGTCGACGCCGGCATGCTCGGCTTGCTCTCGGAGATCACCGCGGACACGACGGGACAGCTCTTCCCGTTCTTCTCCGGGTTCATCGGCGCGTTCGGGGCCTTCATCGCCGGCTCGAACACGGTGAGCGACATCCTCTTCGGACTCTTCCAGTTCCAGGCCGCAGAGCAGATCGGCGCGCCGACCCAGGTCGTCGTCGCTGCCCAGGCCGTCGGGGGCGCGTTCGGTAACCTCATCGCCATCCACAACGTGGTCGCCGCGCTCACTGTCGTGGGGCTCATTGGCGAGGAGGGGCGTGTCATCCGGCTCGAACTGATCCCGGTGCTGTACTACGGCGTGTTGACGGGGATCGTGACGATGATCCTCGCCTACGTCGTCGCGCCGGGAGCCTTTTGA
- a CDS encoding FAD-binding and (Fe-S)-binding domain-containing protein, with translation MAYDSRPTDRPDPATDPSANYDYRGGDDHRPDLEAALTARVDGDVRFDTYTRELFATDASAYEQRPIGVVSPRSVEDVVAVVEYCADHEIPVLPRGGGTRLAGQAVNEAVVLDFKRHMDRVVSVDADEARAKAEAGITIARLNDRLDPHGLKFAPDPAWGDKSVLGGAIGNNTTGAHSLKYGKTDAYIEECEAVLADGTRTTFGWVGVDEIQRRAREVDEDADIEGRIYAAVARILAEDAEEIDEKYPDLKRNVSGYNLDELVDTARERGEVNLARLLAGSEGTLAIVTAATVSLEPVPQSTAVVLLTYDDILAAMRDVAPILDHDPAAVEVMDDTLLDLAADTAEFADVVSLLPDGTDSTLLVEFYADSPTDAERKIADLLADRLPGHDARATPTEGAEDVTADPVHAVDALEAYDDDRQAKFWKMRKAGLPILLSRTGDDKHWPFVEDTAVPARNLPEYVADIQALLDEHDTFASYYAHAGPGVLHIRPLLNLKSEDGIETMEAISEGITDLVIEYEGSVSGEHGDGRARTQWNRKLYGEDLWATFRELKTAFDPDWILNPGNVCGDHDPTETLRYDAEYTFDAGFEPTLNWDIENGFQGMVELCHGCAGCTGHQETTGGVMCPTYRASEEELTSTRGRANMLRSAMDGDLPDDPTDEEFVTEVLDLCIGCKGCKKDCPSGVDMAKLKAEVVHEHHQREGISLRDKLFANVETVLSLGSAFAPVSNWLMDLPGAGHLAERTVGISSERTLPGFHRTTFRDWMAERGGSRVPERNADRKALVLADPYTDYSHPDVGRATVRVLEAAGVHVSVPDGVTDSGRPAFSKSMLDHARETARENVAALAPRIREGWDIVAVEPSDAVMYQLDYRDLLSTAEVDTVATNTYGVCEYLDTHRLLDGVEFGPAETALAYHGHCHQKATTKDHHAVGVLRRAGYDVDPLDSGCCGMAGSFGYEAEHYSMSEAIAGVLVDQIGDSAAQQVVAPGASCRSQLDDFGEDGEPPHPIEMVAAALV, from the coding sequence ATGGCATACGACTCACGACCCACCGACAGGCCCGATCCGGCGACCGATCCGAGTGCGAACTACGACTACCGCGGCGGGGACGACCACCGACCCGACCTCGAAGCGGCTCTGACGGCCCGCGTCGACGGCGACGTACGCTTCGATACGTACACCCGCGAACTGTTCGCGACCGACGCCAGCGCGTACGAACAGCGCCCGATCGGCGTCGTCTCGCCGCGGTCGGTCGAGGATGTCGTCGCTGTCGTCGAGTACTGTGCCGACCACGAGATTCCCGTGCTTCCACGCGGCGGCGGCACTCGCCTCGCCGGCCAGGCGGTCAACGAGGCGGTCGTGCTGGATTTCAAACGGCACATGGATCGGGTCGTCTCGGTCGACGCGGACGAAGCCCGCGCGAAAGCAGAAGCCGGAATCACGATCGCTCGCCTCAACGACCGCCTCGACCCCCACGGACTGAAGTTCGCGCCCGACCCGGCCTGGGGGGACAAGAGCGTCCTCGGGGGTGCGATCGGCAACAACACCACGGGCGCTCACTCCCTGAAGTACGGGAAGACCGACGCGTACATCGAGGAGTGTGAGGCCGTCCTCGCCGACGGGACACGAACGACCTTCGGCTGGGTCGGCGTCGACGAGATCCAGCGACGGGCCAGGGAAGTAGACGAGGACGCCGACATCGAGGGGCGAATCTACGCCGCCGTCGCGCGCATCCTCGCGGAGGACGCCGAAGAGATCGACGAGAAGTACCCCGATCTCAAGCGCAACGTCTCGGGGTACAACCTCGACGAACTCGTCGACACCGCCAGAGAACGCGGCGAAGTCAACCTCGCACGCCTGCTGGCCGGCAGCGAGGGGACGCTTGCGATCGTCACCGCGGCGACCGTCTCGCTCGAACCGGTCCCCCAGTCGACGGCCGTCGTGCTGTTGACCTACGACGACATCCTCGCCGCGATGCGTGACGTGGCTCCGATCCTCGATCACGACCCCGCCGCCGTGGAGGTGATGGACGACACCCTGCTCGACCTCGCTGCCGACACCGCCGAGTTCGCCGACGTGGTCTCCCTGTTGCCCGACGGCACCGACTCGACGCTCCTCGTGGAGTTCTACGCCGACTCCCCGACGGACGCGGAGCGGAAGATCGCCGACCTGCTTGCCGATCGGCTCCCCGGGCACGACGCGAGGGCCACGCCGACCGAGGGGGCGGAGGACGTGACGGCCGATCCCGTCCACGCCGTCGACGCGCTGGAGGCCTACGACGACGACCGGCAGGCGAAGTTCTGGAAGATGCGCAAGGCCGGCCTCCCGATCTTGCTCTCCCGGACCGGCGACGACAAACACTGGCCGTTCGTCGAGGACACCGCGGTGCCGGCCCGGAACCTCCCGGAGTACGTCGCCGACATCCAGGCGCTCCTCGACGAGCACGACACGTTCGCCTCCTACTACGCCCACGCCGGCCCCGGCGTCTTGCACATCCGGCCGTTGCTGAACCTCAAATCCGAGGACGGCATCGAGACGATGGAGGCCATCTCGGAGGGGATCACCGACCTCGTTATCGAGTACGAGGGGTCCGTCTCCGGCGAACACGGCGACGGCCGCGCCCGGACCCAGTGGAACCGGAAACTGTACGGCGAGGACCTCTGGGCGACGTTCCGGGAGCTGAAAACGGCGTTCGACCCGGACTGGATCCTCAACCCGGGCAACGTCTGTGGCGACCACGACCCCACCGAGACGCTCCGGTACGACGCCGAGTACACGTTCGACGCGGGGTTCGAACCGACGCTGAACTGGGACATCGAGAACGGCTTTCAGGGGATGGTCGAACTGTGTCACGGCTGTGCCGGCTGTACCGGCCACCAGGAGACGACCGGTGGCGTCATGTGTCCGACCTACCGGGCCAGTGAGGAGGAACTGACGAGTACCCGGGGCCGGGCGAACATGCTCCGGTCGGCGATGGACGGCGACCTGCCCGACGACCCCACGGACGAGGAGTTCGTCACCGAAGTGCTCGACCTCTGTATCGGCTGTAAAGGCTGCAAGAAGGACTGCCCGAGCGGGGTCGACATGGCGAAACTGAAAGCCGAAGTCGTCCACGAACACCACCAGCGGGAGGGAATCTCCCTGCGGGACAAACTGTTCGCCAACGTGGAGACGGTGCTCTCACTGGGGAGTGCGTTCGCTCCCGTCTCGAACTGGCTGATGGACCTCCCCGGGGCGGGCCACCTCGCCGAACGGACCGTCGGGATCAGCAGCGAGCGAACCCTCCCGGGGTTTCACCGGACGACGTTCCGCGACTGGATGGCCGAGCGCGGCGGATCACGCGTTCCCGAACGCAACGCCGACAGGAAGGCGCTGGTCCTCGCGGACCCGTACACGGACTACTCCCACCCCGATGTCGGGAGAGCGACGGTCCGGGTCCTCGAAGCCGCGGGCGTCCACGTCTCGGTGCCCGACGGCGTGACCGACAGCGGCCGTCCCGCGTTCTCCAAGAGCATGCTCGATCACGCCCGCGAGACGGCCCGCGAGAACGTCGCCGCGCTCGCGCCACGGATCCGGGAGGGGTGGGATATCGTCGCCGTCGAGCCCTCGGACGCGGTCATGTACCAGTTGGACTACCGCGACCTGCTCTCGACTGCCGAGGTCGACACGGTCGCCACGAACACCTACGGCGTCTGTGAGTATCTCGACACCCACCGCCTGCTCGACGGCGTCGAGTTCGGACCGGCCGAGACGGCGCTGGCCTACCACGGCCACTGTCACCAGAAAGCCACCACGAAGGACCACCACGCGGTCGGTGTCTTGCGCCGCGCCGGCTACGATGTCGACCCGCTCGATTCGGGCTGTTGTGGGATGGCCGGCTCCTTCGGCTACGAGGCCGAACACTACTCGATGAGCGAGGCCATCGCCGGCGTGTTGGTGGACCAGATCGGAGACTCGGCGGCCCAGCAGGTGGTCGCTCCTGGGGCCTCCTGTCGGTCACAACTCGACGACTTCGGCGAGGACGGCGAGCCGCCCCATCCGATCGAGATGGTCGCGGCGGCGCTGGTCTAG
- a CDS encoding ribbon-helix-helix domain-containing protein, which yields MVVDRFAPSIRHIRRNPSLIEGFNKAGKDDIVTVNFKATESFLEETDDTWQGQGFNSRSEFIRYTLRDAIEFPMFDRDELIALLKAEEDIREGKTMSADAAREQFGTDDE from the coding sequence ATGGTGGTTGATCGATTCGCGCCCAGTATTCGGCACATCCGCAGGAACCCATCACTGATTGAGGGTTTCAACAAGGCCGGTAAGGACGATATCGTGACGGTGAATTTCAAAGCCACTGAATCGTTCCTCGAAGAGACCGACGACACCTGGCAGGGTCAGGGCTTCAACAGTCGAAGCGAATTCATCCGCTATACGCTCCGAGATGCAATCGAGTTTCCAATGTTCGACCGCGACGAACTCATTGCGCTCCTCAAAGCCGAGGAGGACATCCGTGAGGGGAAGACGATGAGCGCGGATGCGGCTCGCGAGCAGTTCGGGACGGACGATGAGTGA